One genomic window of Desmospora activa DSM 45169 includes the following:
- a CDS encoding YtrH family sporulation protein — MNEFWSTTILNYFIALGVVLGGTLLGGIGAFFGNEPPMYAMMKLSEQLKIWALVAALGGTFDTIKSFEVHLLGGHLHQVLQQLVFIVSAFFGAHVGTILIRWLIQGDW, encoded by the coding sequence ATGAATGAATTTTGGTCAACCACCATCCTCAACTACTTTATCGCTTTAGGCGTAGTGCTAGGTGGTACCCTGCTAGGGGGGATTGGAGCGTTTTTTGGCAATGAACCGCCGATGTACGCAATGATGAAGTTGTCGGAGCAATTGAAAATATGGGCCTTAGTCGCTGCTCTCGGCGGTACCTTCGATACGATTAAATCGTTTGAAGTGCATCTCCTCGGCGGTCATTTGCATCAAGTATTGCAGCAGTTGGTCTTTATTGTAAGCGCGTTTTTTGGTGCTCATGTGGGAACCATCCTGATCCGGTGGCTGATCCAGGGGGATTGGTAA
- a CDS encoding YheC/YheD family protein: protein MGFARIVVQIVSERVFPPGSNLILSQGTANRLRLPQHPVWITFGSATDTAFIRSTPNQTPLVRISSRLAGQLKLSQQQTLNAYYDPSSRRLQLGPLLGVLMNRNVEGSENQLFGLMGEFLQECALAAMQKGMAFTVFPAEQVQLTEQRVRGWVFRNQSWELVTSPLPDVIYNRITSRRIERQPQVQQVLRSLRQSQRVHFFNETFLDKQQVFDMLSKDPVARSLLPESVPFQSTRLKPMLEQYRFLYLKPVNGSLGQGIIRLSLINGKWVCQQAEATGTVTRVFRYPKEAIRQLQRKVVGSRYMIQRGLNLVTHDGRPVDFRVLVQKNGQGTWSVTSTVARVANDHHIVSNLARGGTLRKAGEVLADIPLANKPDLKQIRERALEVAQSFEREAMGHFAELGIDLVLDQKGKLWLLELNSKPSKTGDTINVPTAGATRPSVSRLLDYTLYLTGWAPLLLKPITKRPLSKRTRRKRR, encoded by the coding sequence ATGGGGTTTGCTCGCATCGTGGTCCAAATCGTATCCGAACGCGTTTTTCCGCCAGGATCCAATCTCATTCTTAGCCAAGGTACCGCCAATCGTTTACGCCTGCCCCAACACCCGGTGTGGATCACCTTCGGTTCCGCCACCGACACCGCATTTATACGCTCCACTCCCAACCAGACGCCCTTGGTTCGAATCAGTTCCCGTCTGGCTGGGCAACTAAAACTATCGCAGCAACAAACCCTGAATGCTTATTACGATCCTTCATCGCGGCGACTCCAATTGGGTCCTCTCCTGGGTGTCTTGATGAATCGCAATGTCGAAGGAAGCGAAAATCAGCTGTTTGGACTGATGGGTGAATTTTTACAGGAATGTGCTTTGGCCGCGATGCAAAAAGGGATGGCTTTTACCGTTTTTCCGGCCGAACAGGTGCAACTAACCGAACAGCGGGTGAGAGGTTGGGTCTTCCGCAATCAATCATGGGAGTTGGTCACCTCCCCATTGCCCGATGTTATCTACAATCGCATCACCTCCCGGCGCATTGAACGCCAACCCCAAGTCCAGCAAGTGTTAAGGTCGCTTCGTCAATCGCAACGGGTCCACTTTTTTAACGAAACCTTTCTCGACAAACAACAAGTTTTCGATATGTTGTCCAAAGACCCCGTCGCCCGCTCGCTGTTGCCAGAATCGGTTCCCTTCCAATCCACCCGGTTGAAACCGATGCTGGAACAATATCGGTTTCTCTATCTAAAACCGGTAAACGGTAGCCTGGGGCAAGGAATTATTCGCCTTAGCTTGATCAATGGAAAATGGGTATGCCAACAGGCGGAAGCGACTGGAACCGTCACCCGTGTGTTTCGATATCCTAAAGAGGCGATTCGCCAACTTCAACGGAAGGTAGTGGGCTCCCGTTATATGATCCAGCGCGGGTTAAATCTCGTTACCCACGATGGAAGACCCGTCGATTTTCGGGTTTTAGTACAAAAAAACGGTCAGGGCACATGGTCGGTCACCTCCACCGTCGCACGGGTAGCCAATGATCACCATATCGTCTCCAACTTGGCGCGGGGGGGAACTTTGCGCAAAGCAGGGGAAGTACTGGCCGATATCCCGCTCGCCAACAAGCCTGATCTAAAGCAAATCCGGGAGCGCGCCTTAGAAGTGGCTCAATCGTTTGAACGGGAAGCAATGGGGCATTTTGCGGAGTTGGGTATTGATCTGGTATTGGATCAAAAAGGGAAACTGTGGTTGCTGGAGCTCAATTCTAAACCCTCCAAAACCGGTGATACCATTAATGTTCCCACCGCCGGGGCGACACGCCCCTCGGTCTCCCGTCTGCTGGACTACACCCTTTATCTAACGGGTTGGGCTCCACTGTTATTAAAACCGATAACCAAGCGCCCCCTATCCAAGCGAACCAGGAGGAAAAGACGATGA
- a CDS encoding metal-dependent hydrolase, whose protein sequence is MQIRFHGQSCFEIHHQGHKFIFDPFLTGNPLAQVEPQAIEADVVLVTHGHNDHVGDTVEIAQKNDALVIAPSELADWLEWQGVKVHPMHIGGSYSFDFGRVKLTPALHGSGYVTTEKQIIYMGMPAGILLTIGEKTIYHAGDTALFSDMKLIGLQQQVDLALLPIGDNFTMGPDDAALAAEWLGAKEVIPMHYNTFPIIEQDPYAFVEKLKSRGIPSRVLEPGESATL, encoded by the coding sequence ATGCAGATTCGCTTTCACGGACAGAGTTGCTTTGAAATCCATCATCAGGGACACAAATTTATTTTTGACCCCTTTTTAACGGGCAATCCCCTCGCCCAGGTTGAACCACAGGCGATTGAGGCGGATGTTGTTCTGGTGACACACGGACATAACGATCATGTGGGTGACACTGTTGAGATCGCCCAAAAGAACGATGCCTTGGTGATCGCTCCTAGCGAGCTGGCCGATTGGCTGGAGTGGCAAGGAGTAAAGGTCCATCCGATGCATATCGGCGGCAGCTATTCTTTTGATTTTGGGCGGGTAAAATTGACCCCGGCCCTGCACGGTTCCGGATATGTCACCACTGAGAAGCAGATCATTTATATGGGTATGCCGGCGGGAATCCTGCTGACAATCGGAGAGAAAACAATCTATCACGCTGGGGATACGGCTCTCTTTTCCGATATGAAGCTGATCGGTTTGCAACAACAAGTGGATCTGGCCCTATTGCCGATTGGAGACAACTTTACGATGGGGCCCGATGATGCGGCATTGGCGGCGGAATGGCTAGGTGCCAAAGAGGTGATTCCGATGCATTACAACACCTTCCCCATAATTGAGCAGGACCCGTATGCTTTTGTAGAAAAGTTAAAAAGCAGAGGCATCCCCAGTCGTGTGTTGGAACCGGGAGAATCGGCCACATTGTAA
- a CDS encoding YheC/YheD family protein — MNSDICRISPLTTKAPAQAILLSKSLMKQWGCLSGQSIKIKVGNKTCIARVAGLKRSHAQIYLPRSVYTHLSLPYFGSIRATYIQKELRIGPVIAILTTGFTGSPTAPFGLRSALFRNFLTAAQEDKPIFYVFTPEMVDWNNQVTSGWFYQPNANGSYQWIRRTVPLPDVVYERIPNRKSESLPRVLECRERLRSHIRCQIFNQGFFNKWTVHEKLHNHELAAEHIPETYHSPSVSVIREMLERHQMVYLKPNGGSLGLGIFRITRHPNKGYFCRFREGDNNILRRFFSLEALLRHAFGPQLNRLPRYLVQQGIRLVKYNGRSVDFRVHMHKDKQGKWQVVGMGAKVAGLGSVTTHGRTGGSLLTAEELLSDSFPGKEKGMMEHIQNVSIQIARALEGEVNGHLGELGLDIGVDRYRKVWLFEVNSKPGRSIFLHPSLRSAGRQSARYITEYSMKLAQFV, encoded by the coding sequence ATGAATTCCGACATTTGCCGAATCTCTCCGCTGACCACCAAAGCCCCCGCCCAGGCCATTCTCCTGTCCAAATCGTTGATGAAACAGTGGGGATGCCTTTCGGGCCAATCCATCAAAATCAAAGTAGGAAACAAAACGTGTATTGCCCGGGTTGCCGGCTTAAAAAGAAGTCATGCGCAAATCTACCTTCCCCGTTCCGTCTACACTCATCTGTCTCTTCCATATTTCGGATCGATTCGGGCTACTTACATTCAAAAAGAATTGCGCATCGGTCCGGTCATCGCCATCCTGACCACCGGATTTACCGGATCACCCACCGCCCCTTTCGGCCTTCGATCCGCGCTGTTTCGTAACTTTTTGACGGCTGCGCAGGAAGATAAGCCTATTTTTTACGTCTTTACCCCGGAGATGGTGGACTGGAACAACCAAGTAACAAGCGGCTGGTTTTACCAACCAAATGCAAACGGATCCTACCAATGGATTCGCCGCACTGTTCCCCTTCCTGATGTGGTGTATGAGCGCATCCCCAATCGCAAATCGGAATCTCTCCCAAGGGTACTGGAATGCAGGGAACGGCTTCGTAGCCATATCCGATGCCAGATTTTTAACCAAGGCTTCTTCAACAAATGGACCGTCCATGAAAAGCTGCATAACCATGAATTAGCAGCTGAACATATTCCAGAAACGTATCATTCCCCTTCCGTTTCCGTCATTCGCGAAATGCTGGAACGGCATCAGATGGTTTATCTCAAACCCAACGGCGGAAGCTTAGGACTGGGCATCTTCCGCATCACCCGCCACCCCAACAAAGGCTATTTTTGCCGCTTTCGCGAAGGGGACAATAATATTCTGCGTCGCTTCTTCTCGCTTGAGGCACTGCTACGGCATGCCTTCGGCCCACAATTGAACCGCTTACCCCGCTATCTCGTTCAACAGGGAATCCGTTTGGTTAAGTACAATGGGCGCTCCGTCGATTTCCGCGTGCATATGCATAAGGACAAACAGGGGAAATGGCAGGTTGTAGGAATGGGCGCCAAAGTGGCGGGTTTAGGGAGCGTAACCACTCATGGCCGCACAGGTGGCTCTCTCTTGACGGCGGAAGAATTGTTGAGCGACTCGTTCCCTGGCAAAGAGAAAGGAATGATGGAACACATCCAAAATGTCTCCATCCAAATCGCCCGCGCCTTGGAAGGTGAGGTAAACGGGCATCTAGGTGAATTGGGACTTGATATCGGGGTGGACCGTTACCGCAAGGTTTGGTTGTTTGAAGTAAATTCCAAGCCAGGGCGCTCCATCTTTCTACATCCTTCCCTTCGCAGCGCGGGCCGACAATCCGCCCGTTATATCACGGAATACAGCATGAAACTGGCACAATTCGTTTAG
- a CDS encoding YtpI family protein, with product MEYLLIILIGVILFAAIRTFSNSMASRRSEGVDRAKHRAQMNINMGVLFIAIAVLQGISVNGSGISLFLLLLIGAIGLYNFIHGVRTWQSIQKNG from the coding sequence ATGGAGTACCTTCTTATCATATTAATTGGTGTCATCCTATTTGCTGCGATCCGCACGTTTTCCAACAGCATGGCATCCCGTCGCAGTGAAGGGGTAGATCGAGCCAAGCACCGAGCGCAGATGAACATCAACATGGGAGTCTTGTTTATCGCTATTGCTGTTCTACAGGGGATTTCCGTGAACGGATCGGGGATCAGTCTCTTTCTCCTTCTTCTAATTGGGGCAATCGGACTCTACAATTTCATCCATGGGGTACGGACTTGGCAATCCATCCAAAAAAACGGTTAA
- a CDS encoding YheC/YheD family protein — MKLPERNTLGVITCKSKGMPPFLETTYFQQLSHEGLRMGLPVIVFSPMDVDWKQRKVSAWHWQPKRRAWTAGTHPLPSLIYDRCYYTNSRHYTRYKPYVERLAQDPDVHLLGRPLGGKWSTYQLLEPNPSIRPHLPPTSKLVSSRDLEQALDHYGSILIKPNGGSHGRGVIALVPFDHGYNIRGRTLRNQPLHFSLPTRTKIISWVQEITANTRYIIQPYLSLVTADDRPFDIRILVQKNGSGMWETTGSAVRTGKLHSLTSNLHGGGKAERTLSFLQQHFSENTTTRITHTIESLSTMVPRQIEREHGRLVELGLDIGVDRSNRVWLLEVNSKPGRSVFLLTGEKEQRRQSVLLPVQYARSFFFGPTGGSV; from the coding sequence ATGAAGCTCCCGGAACGAAACACATTGGGCGTTATCACCTGTAAATCCAAGGGGATGCCCCCGTTCCTTGAAACCACATACTTTCAACAATTAAGCCATGAAGGCTTACGTATGGGGCTCCCCGTGATCGTCTTTTCCCCCATGGACGTAGATTGGAAACAGCGCAAAGTATCGGCTTGGCACTGGCAGCCCAAACGGCGCGCTTGGACCGCGGGTACTCACCCATTACCATCCTTAATCTACGATCGTTGCTATTATACCAACAGTCGCCATTACACCCGCTATAAACCCTACGTGGAGCGGTTAGCGCAGGATCCCGATGTCCATTTACTCGGCCGACCTCTCGGGGGAAAATGGAGTACTTATCAGCTATTGGAGCCGAACCCTTCTATCCGCCCCCATCTTCCACCGACATCCAAACTGGTCTCTTCGCGGGATTTGGAACAAGCCTTAGACCACTACGGTTCCATCCTGATTAAACCAAATGGCGGCAGTCACGGCCGGGGGGTGATTGCGCTTGTACCCTTTGACCACGGTTACAACATACGTGGTCGAACCCTTCGCAATCAACCGCTTCATTTTTCTCTGCCGACACGGACAAAGATCATTTCTTGGGTACAGGAGATCACCGCCAACACCCGCTATATCATCCAACCTTATCTTTCCCTAGTCACAGCGGATGACCGCCCCTTTGACATCCGCATTCTCGTGCAAAAAAACGGATCCGGCATGTGGGAGACTACCGGCTCTGCCGTACGAACCGGAAAACTCCACTCGCTCACCTCCAACCTGCATGGTGGAGGAAAAGCGGAACGAACCCTTTCTTTTCTGCAACAACATTTTTCCGAAAACACCACCACCCGGATTACCCACACCATTGAATCGCTCTCCACAATGGTCCCTCGTCAGATCGAGCGAGAACACGGTCGACTGGTAGAACTGGGGCTGGATATTGGAGTGGATCGCAGCAATCGTGTTTGGTTACTTGAAGTCAATTCAAAACCGGGTCGATCCGTCTTTTTGTTAACCGGAGAAAAGGAACAACGTCGACAATCCGTTTTACTGCCCGTGCAATACGCCCGATCATTTTTCTTCGGGCCTACAGGAGGGTCTGTATGA
- the pnuC gene encoding nicotinamide riboside transporter PnuC, with the protein MRLHRWRPFELIWLLSFSLISVALSIWWQDSLFGLTVFFTGVVCVVLAAKGSIWTYGFGVYNTLGYAWISYVGGLYGEMMLNAFFFFPMQIVGWLLWRNRMTQTAVKMRRLSWQGMLLLFVGCGIAVIAYGWWLSTLPGQHTPYLDAVTNVLSVIAMILMVLRFREQWALWIVINGVAITMWSLRLIDGSPDAGTMVVMWSAYLVNSVYGWIRWSKGAREGEPPVNKEEKAVGEG; encoded by the coding sequence ATGCGTCTACATCGTTGGCGACCGTTTGAACTCATTTGGCTGTTATCCTTTTCATTGATTTCCGTTGCTTTGTCTATATGGTGGCAGGATTCGTTATTCGGCTTGACTGTTTTTTTCACCGGTGTGGTTTGTGTTGTTCTGGCAGCGAAAGGAAGTATCTGGACCTATGGTTTTGGGGTCTACAATACCCTTGGCTATGCCTGGATCAGCTATGTCGGTGGACTGTATGGCGAGATGATGCTGAATGCCTTCTTCTTTTTTCCGATGCAGATCGTCGGGTGGTTGCTTTGGCGAAATCGCATGACGCAAACAGCAGTGAAGATGCGTCGCTTATCGTGGCAAGGTATGCTGCTCTTATTTGTCGGGTGCGGCATAGCGGTAATCGCATACGGTTGGTGGTTATCCACTTTACCGGGGCAACATACGCCGTATCTCGATGCCGTGACCAATGTGCTCTCCGTTATTGCCATGATCCTGATGGTTTTGCGCTTTCGTGAACAATGGGCGCTGTGGATCGTCATTAACGGGGTAGCCATTACCATGTGGAGCTTACGTTTGATTGACGGCAGCCCCGATGCAGGAACGATGGTGGTGATGTGGTCTGCTTATCTGGTGAACAGCGTCTATGGCTGGATACGTTGGAGCAAAGGGGCCCGTGAAGGGGAGCCACCGGTAAATAAAGAGGAGAAAGCGGTGGGGGAAGGGTGA
- a CDS encoding DRTGG domain-containing protein, whose translation MPTKHERILQYIEELDIGHKISVRQIARDIGVSEGTAYRAIKDAQNQGLVSTVERVGTVRIEKKQRSEIERLTYAEVVNIVDGHVLGGLAGLHKTLNRFVIGAMKLEDMIKYVEPNSLLIVGNRDQAHRISLERGAAVLITGGFHATDEVKNVADRMELPVISCSYDTFTVAAMINRAIYDRLIKKEILLVEDMLLPDHHPIYLKLADRVSDFHASVRETSHSRYPVVDDSGKLHGIVTAKDVVGHDSDVLIEKVMTRHPITVNPKTSLAAAAHEMVWESIELLPVVNQHHHLLGVISRQDVIKSLQYMQKQPQVGETINDLVFRGFEEVRDKNGELAYKGVVTPQMTDPLGNLSTGVLTSLMTEVAFRRLRRQHRGDMVADHFNLYMLKPVQLEREIVVVPRVIDLGRKVGKVEAEVFLGGQMVAKGLITAQLIER comes from the coding sequence GTGCCCACCAAACATGAGCGCATTCTTCAATATATAGAAGAATTGGATATCGGTCACAAAATCTCCGTACGCCAGATTGCAAGAGATATCGGTGTTAGTGAAGGTACCGCTTATCGAGCGATCAAGGATGCGCAAAACCAGGGATTGGTTTCGACAGTAGAGCGGGTGGGTACAGTCCGGATCGAAAAAAAACAGCGCTCGGAGATTGAGCGCCTCACCTATGCCGAAGTGGTCAATATCGTAGATGGGCATGTTCTCGGAGGATTAGCGGGGTTGCACAAAACATTGAACCGCTTTGTCATCGGGGCGATGAAACTAGAAGATATGATTAAGTATGTAGAGCCAAACAGTCTCTTAATTGTGGGAAATCGGGATCAGGCTCATCGCATCTCCTTAGAGCGAGGGGCGGCGGTCTTAATCACAGGAGGGTTTCATGCCACCGATGAAGTGAAAAATGTAGCCGATCGCATGGAGTTACCTGTTATCTCCTGTTCCTATGATACGTTTACGGTGGCTGCTATGATTAACCGCGCCATTTATGATCGTTTGATAAAAAAGGAGATTCTGTTGGTAGAGGATATGCTGTTACCGGATCATCATCCGATCTACCTCAAGCTGGCCGACCGGGTGTCCGATTTTCATGCTTCCGTTCGAGAGACTAGCCATAGCCGATATCCGGTTGTCGATGATTCCGGCAAATTGCATGGGATTGTAACGGCTAAAGATGTCGTCGGCCATGATTCCGATGTTTTGATCGAAAAAGTGATGACTCGTCATCCCATTACCGTCAATCCCAAAACGTCACTGGCCGCTGCTGCCCATGAGATGGTGTGGGAGAGCATTGAACTGTTGCCTGTTGTCAACCAGCATCATCACCTGTTGGGCGTGATTAGCCGCCAGGATGTGATCAAATCGTTGCAGTATATGCAGAAGCAGCCCCAGGTGGGGGAGACGATCAACGATTTGGTGTTCCGCGGTTTTGAAGAAGTACGGGACAAAAATGGAGAGCTCGCCTATAAAGGGGTCGTTACCCCACAAATGACAGATCCGTTGGGAAATCTGAGCACCGGGGTGTTGACCTCCCTTATGACAGAAGTAGCTTTCCGGCGATTACGACGGCAACATCGAGGCGATATGGTGGCGGATCATTTTAATCTGTATATGTTGAAACCGGTTCAGCTGGAGCGGGAAATTGTCGTCGTTCCCCGAGTGATCGATCTGGGGCGCAAGGTGGGAAAGGTGGAGGCGGAAGTCTTTCTCGGTGGGCAGATGGTGGCGAAAGGCTTGATAACGGCTCAGTTGATTGAGCGATAA
- a CDS encoding YlbF family regulator, with the protein MDPMTKARELADALRSSEEVQVWERAWRELAAETRLADDLLRYQEMRLQVETCRWRGEEPSAQLMQRWQTLKNRLERESSFRRFLEAEKGMARLTAQIQQILARAISPPMPSSRSRM; encoded by the coding sequence ATGGATCCGATGACCAAAGCGCGGGAATTGGCCGATGCTCTTCGTTCTTCAGAGGAAGTGCAAGTTTGGGAACGAGCCTGGCGAGAGCTGGCAGCAGAAACCCGGTTGGCCGATGATCTCCTCCGCTATCAAGAGATGCGTCTCCAGGTAGAGACGTGCCGGTGGCGAGGAGAAGAGCCTTCAGCACAGTTGATGCAGCGTTGGCAGACGTTAAAGAATCGATTGGAACGAGAATCATCCTTCCGCCGGTTCTTGGAGGCGGAAAAAGGGATGGCCCGTTTGACGGCACAGATCCAGCAGATTTTGGCAAGAGCGATTTCTCCGCCCATGCCGTCCTCCCGTTCCCGGATGTAA
- a CDS encoding AAA family ATPase, whose protein sequence is MKRGLTLGKFAPLHKGHQYMIETALAEMDELIILIYDAAETRVPLHVRARWLRELYPAAKVLEAWDGPQIIGDTPAIRRMHEEYILHLLNGETITHFYSSEFYGEHMSQALGAVNRLVDPPRQQVPISATQIRHDPFRWRSYLSPLVYRDLVTNVVFLGAPSTGKTTLAQALASRYKTVWMPEYGREYWERHQVNRRLAPEQLLAIARGHLQREEACLLEANRYLFTDTNALTTAQFSLDYHGYVLPELDELANQVAARYDLVFVCADDIPYADTWDRSGPGKRRVIQKRIIAELKERRIPYIPLWGTVAERMTTVDAVLKRWEKADNMGEWVREDGLKKDG, encoded by the coding sequence GTGAAACGCGGATTAACCTTGGGGAAGTTTGCCCCCCTTCACAAAGGACACCAATATATGATTGAAACTGCATTGGCGGAAATGGATGAACTGATCATCCTTATTTATGACGCCGCGGAGACTCGGGTGCCTTTACATGTTCGTGCCCGGTGGCTGCGGGAGCTGTACCCCGCTGCGAAAGTGTTGGAGGCGTGGGATGGGCCGCAAATCATCGGAGATACGCCCGCCATACGCCGTATGCATGAGGAATATATTTTACATTTACTAAACGGCGAGACCATCACCCATTTTTACTCCAGCGAATTTTACGGGGAGCATATGAGTCAGGCATTGGGGGCGGTCAATCGCTTGGTGGATCCACCAAGGCAACAGGTACCCATCTCCGCTACACAAATTCGGCATGATCCGTTTCGCTGGCGGTCCTATCTATCCCCCCTGGTATATCGAGATTTGGTAACCAACGTGGTTTTCCTTGGAGCTCCCTCTACCGGTAAGACGACGTTGGCACAGGCACTGGCTTCCCGATACAAAACGGTGTGGATGCCGGAATACGGACGGGAATACTGGGAACGGCACCAAGTGAACCGGCGGTTGGCACCGGAACAGCTTCTCGCTATTGCCCGTGGGCATCTTCAACGGGAGGAGGCGTGTCTGCTTGAAGCCAATCGTTATCTCTTCACCGATACCAATGCCTTGACTACGGCTCAGTTTTCGTTGGATTATCACGGTTATGTCTTACCTGAATTGGACGAACTGGCAAACCAGGTGGCTGCCCGGTATGATTTGGTGTTTGTTTGTGCCGATGACATTCCCTATGCAGATACCTGGGACCGTTCCGGCCCCGGGAAACGAAGGGTTATACAAAAGCGGATCATCGCCGAGTTGAAGGAGCGCCGCATTCCCTATATCCCATTGTGGGGAACGGTAGCAGAGCGAATGACAACGGTAGACGCTGTGCTAAAGCGGTGGGAGAAAGCCGATAACATGGGGGAATGGGTGCGGGAAGATGGTTTGAAGAAAGATGGGTAA
- a CDS encoding YheC/YheD family protein, with product MSEGKAGWLAIRSDGRGGAFIPHPRWWKGKTPSKLPVFWKNQPLRVLPIQTSLPEKGSPYHLPTRLLQSASGFFRAGPFIAILTSAGGKGFRGNSYNFRDIIQTGRRLGVTVYVLTPEGIQGNQSQVNGFLLDSRSGSTQWVRATLPLPDIVYNRIPSRTKEQLPAEQKAIHFFNEHPDIHLFNPGFFNKWTLYTYLQQSDNLKNMLPATQTLESPTEFYQLTTRYDTLILKPINGKAGKDMIRIQRRGAKFVVTHQRKNPPVTYVCENWNDVLKRTNRLTYSQKYVIQQGITLARYQGRPFDLRLLAQKNVKGEWGCTGIGIRVAGGRAISTHVPMGGSIADVDVVLNEVFKERATELKEKVERTGIVIARHIESEEGKNLGEMSMDLGLDEKGQLWFFEANAKPMKFDEPEIRRRSLENLIYYALHLSGHNQPKQMGG from the coding sequence ATGTCTGAAGGGAAAGCGGGTTGGCTGGCAATCCGATCAGATGGAAGAGGAGGTGCGTTTATCCCTCATCCCCGATGGTGGAAAGGAAAAACGCCGTCCAAATTGCCTGTTTTCTGGAAAAATCAGCCCCTGCGCGTTCTACCGATACAAACCTCCCTACCGGAAAAAGGATCTCCATACCATCTTCCTACACGCTTACTTCAATCAGCCTCCGGTTTTTTTCGAGCTGGCCCCTTTATCGCCATTCTCACTTCCGCCGGTGGCAAAGGTTTTCGTGGCAACAGCTACAATTTCCGGGATATTATCCAAACCGGACGCCGGTTAGGGGTAACCGTATATGTTCTAACACCAGAAGGTATCCAAGGAAATCAGTCGCAAGTAAACGGTTTTTTGTTGGACAGCCGCTCCGGTTCAACCCAATGGGTACGTGCCACTCTCCCTCTCCCGGATATCGTCTACAATCGAATTCCCAGCAGAACCAAGGAACAGCTACCGGCAGAACAAAAAGCCATCCACTTTTTTAACGAGCACCCCGATATCCATTTGTTTAATCCTGGATTTTTCAATAAATGGACACTGTACACCTATTTACAGCAATCCGATAATCTTAAAAACATGCTGCCCGCCACCCAAACTTTGGAAAGCCCAACCGAATTTTATCAGCTGACAACCCGTTATGACACGCTGATATTAAAGCCGATCAACGGAAAAGCGGGCAAAGACATGATCCGTATTCAACGGCGAGGAGCAAAATTTGTTGTTACACACCAACGTAAAAATCCCCCCGTCACCTACGTCTGTGAAAATTGGAATGATGTATTAAAACGGACCAATCGCCTAACATACTCACAAAAATACGTCATTCAACAAGGAATCACTTTGGCCCGCTATCAGGGGAGGCCTTTTGATCTCCGCCTGTTGGCGCAAAAAAATGTTAAAGGCGAGTGGGGATGCACCGGTATTGGAATCCGAGTGGCAGGGGGGCGCGCTATCAGTACCCATGTCCCCATGGGGGGCTCTATCGCCGATGTTGATGTGGTACTAAACGAGGTGTTTAAAGAACGAGCCACTGAACTAAAAGAGAAGGTTGAACGGACAGGAATCGTGATTGCACGCCATATCGAATCGGAAGAAGGAAAAAACTTAGGTGAGATGTCGATGGATTTGGGATTGGATGAGAAGGGGCAGCTTTGGTTTTTTGAAGCTAACGCTAAGCCAATGAAGTTTGACGAACCGGAGATCCGGCGCCGTTCCTTGGAAAATTTGATTTATTACGCCTTACATCTCAGCGGCCACAATCAGCCGAAGCAGATGGGAGGGTAA